The genomic segment CGGCATCACCGGCACCAAGTCGGGCTGCGACGGTGGCGAATGCGGCGCCTGCACGGTGCTGATCGAGGGACGCCCGCGCCTGGCCTGCGTCACGCTGGCCCACCAGGTGGCCGGGCGCCGCATCGAGACCATCGAGGCCTTGGCCGAACAGGGCCGCATGTCGGCCCTGCAGCGCAGTTTCCACGAAAAACTCGGCAGCCAGTGCGGCTTCTGCACGCCGGGTATGATCATGGCCGCCGAGGGCCTCTTGCGGCGCAATCCCGAGCCCAGCGAGGCTGACATCCGCCTGGCCCTTTCGGGCAACATCTGCCGCTGCACAGGCTACGTCAAAATCATTGAAGCCGTGCAGGCAGCGGCGGCCGAGCGCCAGCCGGAGCAGGCCGCATGACCCAGGTCACCAAAGAGAGCGACCGCCGCGAATATTGGGATGCCCCGGCCAAGACCATCGGCCAGCGCCTACCACTGGTCGACGGCCCCGAGAAGACCACCGGCCGGGCCGAGTATGCCGCCGACCTGGCCGCCCCCGATGCCCTGGTCGGCCGCATTTATCACAGCCCCGTCAGCCACGCCAATATCGTCGCCGTCGAGACCGCCGCCGCCGCCGCGCTGCCTGGCGTCGTCGCCGTCATCACGGGCGCCGATTGCGACCAGACCCACGGCATCCTGCCCATCGCCATGATCGAATACCCCCTGGCCCGCGAACGCGTGCGCTATCGCGGCGAGCCGGTGGCGGCGGTGGCCGCCATCGACGACGAGACCGCCGACAGGGCGCTCGAGCTGATCGAGTTTCGCTACGAAGAACTGCCGGCCTACTACACGGCCGCCGAGGCCCGGGCACCGGATGCCGTGCAACTGCACGAGAAACGCAAGGGCAACCTCGAACGCCACGTCGAGTTCGAACTCGGCGACACTGCCGCCGGCTTCGCCGCCGCGGCGCAAGTCTGCGAGCTTGATTTCGCGGCGGCTGAGGTCAACCACGCCCAGATGGAGCCCAACGCCGCGCTGGCCGATTGGGACCCCGGCCGCCAGCGCCTGGATCTGCAAACCTCGACCCAGGTGCCCTTCTACGTCCACCTGATGGTGGCGCGCTGCCTGCGGCTCGACAAATCCCAGGTGCGCGTAGTCAAGCCTTACGTCGGCGGCGGTTTCGGCGCCCGTACCGAAACCCTCTATCATGAGCTCATCTGTTCGCTCCTGGCCCGGGCCGCCGGCGGCCGGGTGCGCCTGGTGACCGAGCGCGAGGAGAACTTCATCTGCCATCGCGGCCGGCCCGAAACCCAAACCCGCATGAAGATCGGGCTCTCGAAGGACGGCCTGATCACCGCCGTCGAGTGCGAGGCCGTGCAGCGTGGCGGCGCCTATGCCAGCTACGGCACCGTCACCATCCTTTACGCCGGCTCGTTGCTTTACGGCCTCTACAACCTGCCGGCCGTCAAGTACGAGGGTTTCCGAGTGCTGACCAACACGCCGCCATGCGGCGCCATGCGCGGCCACGGCACGGTGAACACGCGCTTTGCCTTCGAAAGCGTGCTCGACCAGCTGTGTGCGGAGATGGGCCTCGACCCCTTCGAAGTCAGGCGCAAGAACATGATCCAGGCCCCCACCTTCACCGAGAACGACCTCATGGTGAAGTCGTGCGGCCTGCCCGAATGCCTCGAATGGGTCGAGCAGCAATCGGGCTGGAAGGCCAAGAAGGGCGGTCAGTTGGGACCCTGGCGCGGTGTCGGCATGGCGGCCTCGCATTATGTCTCGGGTGCCTCCAAGCCGGTGCATTGGACCGGCGAGCCGCACGCCACGGTCAACCTCAAGCTCGACTTCGACTGCGCCATCACGGTGCTGACGGGGGCCGCCGACATCGGCC from the Alphaproteobacteria bacterium genome contains:
- the hcrA gene encoding 4-hydroxybenzoyl-CoA reductase subunit alpha, which encodes MTQVTKESDRREYWDAPAKTIGQRLPLVDGPEKTTGRAEYAADLAAPDALVGRIYHSPVSHANIVAVETAAAAALPGVVAVITGADCDQTHGILPIAMIEYPLARERVRYRGEPVAAVAAIDDETADRALELIEFRYEELPAYYTAAEARAPDAVQLHEKRKGNLERHVEFELGDTAAGFAAAAQVCELDFAAAEVNHAQMEPNAALADWDPGRQRLDLQTSTQVPFYVHLMVARCLRLDKSQVRVVKPYVGGGFGARTETLYHELICSLLARAAGGRVRLVTEREENFICHRGRPETQTRMKIGLSKDGLITAVECEAVQRGGAYASYGTVTILYAGSLLYGLYNLPAVKYEGFRVLTNTPPCGAMRGHGTVNTRFAFESVLDQLCAEMGLDPFEVRRKNMIQAPTFTENDLMVKSCGLPECLEWVEQQSGWKAKKGGQLGPWRGVGMAASHYVSGASKPVHWTGEPHATVNLKLDFDCAITVLTGAADIGQGSSTILAQCVAETLGLDLSRIRVVANDSTVTPKDNGSYSSRVSFMCGNAAIDAANNLKEILVAAAAQKLEAEPGDIEVLGETYRVAQSQDPGLTFNEVVMAALEETGTITAKGTFDTIPESHGGKKYRGAAIGGTMGFSYSAQVVEVSVDPDTALVTVDRVWVAQDVGYALNPLSVEGQIQGAVWMGMGQAMTEETHYHEGLAVSGNFLDYRIPTITDTPPIETHIVESIDPNGPFGAKEASECALSSFIPALANAVADATGVRPEETPVTPDRLFEAMARQARQSAPGTQAAE
- the hcrC gene encoding 4-hydroxybenzoyl-CoA reductase subunit gamma yields the protein MKTLLSLTLNGRVREDAVPENMLLLDYIREVAGITGTKSGCDGGECGACTVLIEGRPRLACVTLAHQVAGRRIETIEALAEQGRMSALQRSFHEKLGSQCGFCTPGMIMAAEGLLRRNPEPSEADIRLALSGNICRCTGYVKIIEAVQAAAAERQPEQAA